Proteins encoded by one window of Geobacter sp. DSM 9736:
- a CDS encoding glycosyltransferase family 4 protein, producing MKVLFQSRKTLFSVPGGDTIQILKTREYLERSGVGVDISTELEPDVSRYDVVHLFNLTRPQEVYLQALNAKRQGKKAVLSTIYVSYAEYEKKARRGLGGLLMKVLAPGQMEYLKVAARAVRNGEMNKGTATLLLRGYRSLQRQILAMTDVLLPNSSSERARVIEDFPAASAKKHIIVPNAVDRELFAPGPATLVPADMVKYRGCVLCVARIEELKNQLNLVRAMKQLPWQLVLIGKPAPNHAYYVEQVRKEAGANVHILGEVEHSRLPRFYRAARVHVLPSWMETTGLSSLEAGAMGCNLVITDKGDTREYFGDRAFYCEPDSVDSISAAIKAAYEAPACSGLMNHISRNLVWDKAVERTLEGYEMALAG from the coding sequence ATGAAGGTACTGTTCCAGTCACGCAAGACGCTTTTCTCCGTACCCGGAGGGGATACCATCCAGATCCTGAAGACGCGGGAATACCTTGAGCGTTCGGGAGTCGGGGTGGACATTTCCACGGAGCTGGAGCCCGATGTCTCCCGATACGACGTCGTACACCTGTTCAATCTCACCCGCCCCCAGGAGGTCTACCTCCAGGCGCTCAACGCAAAAAGGCAGGGGAAGAAAGCGGTGCTCTCCACCATCTACGTCTCGTACGCCGAGTACGAAAAGAAGGCGCGACGGGGACTTGGAGGTCTGCTGATGAAGGTGCTTGCACCGGGGCAGATGGAATACCTGAAAGTTGCCGCCCGCGCGGTAAGGAACGGCGAGATGAACAAGGGGACGGCTACGCTTCTCCTGCGGGGCTACCGGTCGCTGCAGCGGCAGATACTGGCCATGACCGACGTCCTCCTCCCCAACTCATCCTCGGAAAGAGCCCGAGTGATCGAGGATTTTCCGGCAGCATCGGCCAAGAAGCATATCATCGTGCCGAACGCAGTGGACAGGGAACTATTCGCTCCAGGGCCGGCAACGCTGGTTCCCGCCGACATGGTGAAGTACCGGGGATGCGTTCTATGCGTGGCGAGAATAGAGGAGTTGAAGAACCAGCTGAACCTGGTGCGGGCGATGAAGCAGCTGCCGTGGCAGCTGGTCCTTATCGGCAAGCCGGCCCCCAACCATGCGTATTACGTGGAGCAGGTCAGGAAAGAGGCGGGAGCGAACGTCCATATCCTGGGGGAGGTGGAGCACAGCCGCCTGCCCCGGTTCTACCGGGCGGCACGGGTGCATGTCCTGCCTAGCTGGATGGAGACGACCGGACTTTCCTCGCTGGAAGCGGGCGCAATGGGCTGCAATCTCGTCATTACCGACAAGGGGGACACGCGGGAATATTTCGGCGACCGCGCATTCTACTGCGAACCCGATTCGGTTGATTCCATTAGCGCCGCAATAAAGGCCGCCTATGAGGCTCCGGCCTGCAGCGGACTGATGAACCACATTTCCCGCAATCTGGTGTGGGATAAAGCCGTCGAACGAACTCTGGAAGGCTACGAAATGGCGCTGGCAGGCTAG
- a CDS encoding glycosyltransferase family 4 protein has translation MIGMDRLRIAFLSPQDPLSKKTWSGTTYSMYRALREHCGSVTPLGPAKVGQLGGKLLNRAVRVIGKRYDYSHVEAYARRCARFFESRLQGKDFDLIFAPAASSALAFLDTRIPIVYASDATFALLRNYYPEFSGLLGVSARQGNAIEQAALHRSRMALFSSEWAARSAVEDYGIPREKVRVVPFGANLESIPPRDDLQNRGRSDRLRLLFLAVDWHRKGGEIALETVARLVERGVDAELTVCGCTPPAGVSHDRMRVIPFLSKDDPEQMKALVDLFRETDFLLLPTRYDCTPVVICEANGFGVPVVTTDTGGISSLVCNNKNGVMLPFTARGDRYADAIMDLYGSRDRYEALRRSSRDLFERRLNWDSWALDVGVLFAEILSAEIRQAACW, from the coding sequence ATGATCGGCATGGATCGACTCAGGATAGCGTTTCTCTCACCCCAGGACCCGCTGAGCAAGAAGACATGGTCGGGAACGACGTATTCCATGTACCGCGCGCTCCGGGAACATTGCGGGAGCGTGACCCCCCTGGGGCCCGCGAAGGTCGGGCAGTTGGGAGGAAAGCTTCTGAACCGCGCCGTCCGGGTCATCGGGAAGCGCTACGACTATTCCCACGTCGAAGCCTATGCGAGAAGGTGCGCCCGGTTCTTCGAGAGCCGCCTCCAGGGGAAGGACTTCGACCTGATCTTCGCGCCGGCGGCATCCTCCGCACTGGCCTTTCTCGACACCCGCATCCCCATCGTCTACGCCTCCGATGCGACCTTCGCCCTGCTCCGCAATTATTACCCGGAATTCTCCGGGCTCCTGGGCGTGTCGGCCCGGCAGGGGAACGCGATCGAGCAGGCGGCGCTGCACCGCTCCCGCATGGCGCTCTTCTCCTCCGAGTGGGCGGCGCGGTCAGCGGTGGAAGATTACGGAATCCCTCGGGAAAAGGTCAGAGTGGTTCCATTCGGCGCCAACCTGGAGTCGATCCCGCCACGAGACGATCTCCAGAATCGCGGGAGATCCGACAGGTTACGCCTGCTCTTCCTGGCGGTGGACTGGCACAGGAAAGGGGGGGAGATCGCACTGGAAACGGTGGCGCGTCTAGTCGAGCGGGGGGTCGATGCCGAGCTCACGGTTTGTGGCTGCACCCCTCCGGCCGGAGTCTCTCACGACAGGATGAGGGTGATTCCCTTCCTGAGCAAAGATGACCCGGAGCAGATGAAAGCGCTGGTCGATCTCTTCCGTGAAACCGACTTTCTCCTGCTGCCGACCCGGTACGACTGTACCCCCGTAGTCATCTGCGAAGCGAACGGCTTCGGCGTGCCGGTGGTCACAACCGACACCGGCGGCATTTCCAGCCTTGTCTGCAATAACAAAAATGGCGTCATGCTCCCCTTCACAGCCCGAGGAGACAGGTATGCAGACGCGATCATGGACCTGTACGGCAGCCGCGATCGGTACGAAGCCCTTCGCCGGTCGAGCCGCGACCTCTTCGAAAGACGCCTGAACTGGGATTCCTGGGCCCTGGATGTCGGCGTTCTCTTCGCGGAAATTCTTTCCGCCGAAATCCGGCAGGCGGCCTGCTGGTAG
- a CDS encoding methyltransferase domain-containing protein, translating into MNRYNRRFYVHQRERSRMSAREIVPLVIDLVGPKSVIDVGCGTGAWLSVFRDHSIEDIHGVDGPWVDRDMLLIPAERFTSADLGRPLPAGREFDLVMSLEVAEHIPSERAGAFVDALAALGPVVLFSAAIPGQGGTHHVNEQWPEYWTAFFAERGYAVIDCIRSEVWHNDRVEWWYAQNILMFVRRDLLDRYPGLRRKLELTRNNQLSLVHPKQYLLAKEQSSAPFHPALTALPRRVKRGVMSLLATFSG; encoded by the coding sequence ATGAATCGCTATAACCGTCGATTTTACGTTCACCAGCGGGAAAGGTCCCGGATGTCGGCACGGGAAATCGTTCCGCTGGTCATCGACCTGGTCGGACCGAAAAGCGTGATAGATGTCGGCTGCGGGACCGGAGCGTGGCTGTCGGTTTTCCGGGATCACTCCATAGAAGATATACATGGTGTGGACGGACCGTGGGTAGACCGGGACATGCTGCTCATCCCGGCCGAGCGTTTCACTTCGGCCGACCTCGGCAGGCCCCTTCCTGCCGGCAGGGAATTCGATCTGGTCATGTCGCTGGAAGTCGCGGAGCATATCCCCTCCGAGCGGGCCGGTGCGTTCGTGGATGCCCTCGCCGCGCTGGGACCTGTGGTTCTCTTCTCCGCGGCCATTCCGGGGCAGGGGGGCACGCATCACGTGAACGAGCAGTGGCCCGAATACTGGACAGCCTTCTTCGCAGAAAGGGGATATGCGGTCATTGACTGCATCAGAAGCGAGGTCTGGCATAACGACAGGGTGGAATGGTGGTACGCCCAGAACATCCTGATGTTCGTCCGGCGCGACCTCCTCGACCGGTACCCCGGCCTGCGCCGGAAGCTGGAACTGACGAGAAACAACCAGCTCTCCCTGGTACACCCGAAGCAGTACCTCCTCGCCAAGGAGCAAAGCTCCGCGCCTTTCCACCCCGCGCTCACGGCATTGCCCCGCCGCGTCAAGCGGGGCGTAATGTCCCTCCTTGCAACATTTTCAGGATAG
- a CDS encoding glycosyltransferase family 2 protein: protein MNPRVAIVIVNWNGWEDTLTCLESILRVPIPCCRTIVVDNGSRNDSVTRIREWAAPGRKTAPVTLVSYDRETAEQGGSPLGERALNAAGTGSLAVIETGANLGFAGGNNIGIRYARAWGAKYILLLNNDAFISSPDALPAMIEFMERTPRAGACGGRLLYPGGDPQQSYGHFPAVPRTLAALFPLYRLLPSKWLKGVKRSNVVPDRKIREPLQVDWPSGACLMVRTEAVAEVGMLDERYFLYMEETDWCLRMKVRGWDRYYVPQAEVVHAFGGSVGKTSTPMKAYHLESQFTYYRKHFSPAGLATVAAAYLLRSCFAIGWIGLSSVFARRGNAASSPEAAYWQQARRLAAAALGSFIPTGKPRRIPPTAASAAVRFT from the coding sequence ATGAATCCCAGAGTGGCTATCGTCATAGTGAACTGGAACGGGTGGGAAGATACTCTCACCTGCCTCGAATCGATCTTGCGGGTACCCATCCCCTGCTGCCGGACTATCGTCGTCGACAACGGCTCACGGAACGATTCGGTGACGCGGATACGGGAATGGGCTGCACCCGGGCGGAAGACGGCACCAGTCACTCTCGTTTCATACGACAGGGAGACTGCCGAGCAGGGGGGCTCACCCCTGGGGGAACGAGCATTGAACGCCGCCGGCACGGGAAGCCTTGCAGTGATCGAGACGGGGGCGAACCTCGGTTTCGCAGGGGGAAACAACATCGGTATCAGGTACGCACGCGCATGGGGCGCCAAGTACATCCTCCTCCTGAACAATGATGCCTTCATCAGCTCACCGGACGCTCTCCCGGCGATGATCGAATTCATGGAACGAACGCCCCGTGCCGGCGCATGCGGCGGCAGGCTGCTCTACCCCGGCGGCGACCCGCAGCAGTCTTACGGGCACTTCCCCGCTGTTCCACGCACGCTGGCAGCCCTCTTTCCGCTGTACCGGCTACTTCCGTCAAAGTGGCTGAAGGGGGTGAAACGCTCCAACGTCGTACCCGACAGGAAGATACGGGAGCCACTGCAGGTCGACTGGCCTTCCGGAGCCTGCCTGATGGTGCGTACGGAAGCGGTGGCGGAGGTAGGCATGCTCGACGAGCGGTACTTCCTCTACATGGAGGAGACGGACTGGTGCCTGAGGATGAAGGTTCGCGGCTGGGACCGCTACTATGTGCCGCAGGCGGAAGTGGTGCATGCCTTCGGCGGCAGCGTCGGCAAAACCTCCACCCCCATGAAGGCCTACCACCTGGAAAGCCAGTTCACCTATTACCGGAAGCACTTCTCCCCCGCGGGTCTGGCCACCGTTGCGGCGGCATACCTTCTGCGCTCCTGTTTCGCAATCGGGTGGATCGGTTTATCCAGCGTCTTTGCCAGGCGGGGTAACGCAGCAAGCTCCCCGGAAGCCGCTTACTGGCAGCAGGCGCGCCGCCTGGCGGCAGCAGCCCTGGGATCGTTCATTCCCACCGGCAAACCCCGCCGGATTCCACCAACCGCCGCCTCGGCGGCAGTGAGGTTTACATGA
- a CDS encoding O-antigen ligase: MTPATGTQPALEPVQCCRVVPTRMPELLLLSLLIGSCFLPAEIISAVMLLLFLLLIADPFGEGELHRFPGMMPFLLLLLAGLLDAPGNAARDVAKDLWYVGNAAMTLWVAFLAARKMEGLTGILRIFLAAGVVVAFIHLCRFAVDPMLLSSSVIEIRTEAGVGYLLPALGLGVLLADWRYGLGLVQNRIPSWLCGGLCLASVTLAFSRTLWIALLTFLLVLVGLSYLKQMMKAAAVAGAILIALMASPLSDERAEPGSEATFSEKITNSLAELRVADYEDDSDIHRNWRGFESYRALQTYAEGGAWTHLVGKGFGTGIDLGLTMVLMEEEFDSIPILHNGYLYLLVKAGLAGVAAYLAYMFLSIRRGAAILRLQPRQARACGYLIIALTLFMLQATLVISGLFNKGWIFPGTLLLGMLLGHAESLLHEKGSVLRAN; encoded by the coding sequence ATGACACCGGCCACCGGAACGCAACCGGCGCTGGAGCCCGTGCAGTGCTGCAGGGTCGTCCCCACCCGGATGCCGGAGCTACTCCTGCTGTCGCTCCTGATCGGCTCCTGCTTTCTGCCTGCGGAGATCATCTCCGCCGTAATGCTCCTTCTCTTCCTCCTCCTGATCGCAGACCCCTTCGGAGAGGGAGAACTACATCGTTTTCCGGGAATGATGCCGTTCCTGCTCCTCCTGCTGGCGGGCCTGCTGGACGCTCCGGGGAATGCGGCCCGCGACGTGGCGAAGGACCTCTGGTACGTGGGGAACGCCGCCATGACCCTGTGGGTTGCCTTTCTCGCGGCGCGGAAGATGGAGGGCCTCACCGGCATCCTCCGCATATTTCTTGCCGCTGGCGTCGTCGTCGCCTTCATCCATCTTTGCCGGTTCGCCGTCGACCCGATGCTCCTCAGCAGTTCGGTAATCGAAATACGGACTGAGGCAGGCGTAGGCTACCTGCTCCCGGCTCTCGGACTCGGAGTTCTGCTTGCCGATTGGCGCTACGGCCTGGGCCTAGTGCAGAACAGGATTCCATCGTGGCTCTGCGGTGGGCTCTGCCTCGCCTCGGTCACCCTCGCCTTTTCCAGAACCCTCTGGATCGCTCTCCTTACGTTCCTGCTTGTGCTCGTCGGGCTGTCGTATCTGAAGCAGATGATGAAAGCAGCGGCTGTCGCAGGGGCGATACTCATAGCCCTAATGGCCTCCCCCCTGAGCGATGAGAGGGCCGAGCCCGGCAGCGAAGCGACCTTCTCCGAAAAAATCACGAACTCGCTGGCCGAGCTTCGGGTAGCCGACTACGAGGATGACTCGGACATACACCGGAACTGGCGCGGATTCGAAAGCTACAGGGCGCTCCAGACGTATGCGGAGGGGGGTGCGTGGACGCATCTGGTCGGCAAAGGTTTCGGGACCGGTATCGACCTGGGGCTCACCATGGTCCTGATGGAGGAGGAATTCGATTCCATTCCGATCCTCCACAACGGTTACCTCTACCTGCTGGTCAAGGCCGGTTTGGCAGGCGTAGCCGCCTACCTTGCCTACATGTTCCTCTCAATCCGGCGGGGTGCGGCCATCCTGCGCCTTCAACCGCGGCAGGCACGGGCATGCGGCTACCTCATCATTGCGCTCACGCTCTTCATGCTGCAGGCGACCCTCGTCATCTCGGGGCTCTTCAACAAGGGATGGATATTCCCCGGCACCCTTCTCCTGGGGATGCTTCTGGGGCATGCGGAGTCGCTGCTGCACGAAAAGGGATCGGTTCTCCGGGCGAACTGA
- a CDS encoding bifunctional 2-polyprenyl-6-hydroxyphenol methylase/3-demethylubiquinol 3-O-methyltransferase UbiG → MYDMKKEDYFTHCRMDMLGVIPPGDKKKILEIGAGTGVTLLQAKALGLADEIVGVELVPLEKSCQRHPDMDQFIIGDVERLDLPFREDYFDVILCGDVLEHLVDPWRMVRRLAAWLKPGGCLIASIPNVREIKTVLKIVLKGNFRYDSAGIMDRTHLRFFCKRDMLDLFEQNGLDVLRTISNLELLGKGKRVLLNRLTLGALSEFLEGEYLMVARKPERR, encoded by the coding sequence ATGTATGACATGAAAAAAGAGGATTACTTTACCCACTGCCGGATGGACATGCTGGGGGTTATCCCTCCCGGAGACAAGAAGAAGATCCTGGAAATCGGCGCAGGGACAGGCGTAACCCTTCTTCAGGCAAAGGCGCTTGGGCTTGCGGACGAGATAGTGGGGGTGGAGCTGGTTCCCCTGGAGAAGAGCTGCCAGCGCCACCCGGACATGGACCAGTTCATCATCGGCGATGTGGAGAGGCTGGATCTCCCCTTCCGGGAGGATTACTTCGACGTGATCCTTTGCGGTGATGTGCTGGAACACCTGGTAGACCCGTGGAGGATGGTCCGCAGGCTCGCGGCCTGGCTGAAGCCCGGAGGTTGCCTCATCGCGAGCATTCCCAACGTGCGGGAGATAAAGACGGTCCTGAAGATCGTTCTGAAGGGTAACTTCCGATACGACAGTGCGGGGATCATGGACAGGACCCACCTCCGGTTCTTCTGCAAGCGGGACATGCTCGACCTGTTCGAGCAAAACGGCCTGGATGTGCTTCGGACGATATCGAATCTGGAGCTTCTCGGGAAAGGGAAGCGGGTGCTGCTGAACAGGCTGACTCTCGGTGCGCTCTCCGAGTTCCTGGAAGGGGAGTATCTGATGGTCGCCCGGAAACCGGAGCGGCGATGA
- a CDS encoding flippase: MESKSAEKYRSPMLARNTLLNLLGSILPLMAAVVAVPHLIRELGTERFGVLSLIWIVIGYFGLFDLGIGRATTKLVAEQLAQRETEQLRVTAWTSLATLTSFGLLGGGALALLNPALVEHLLHIPLPLRGETVAAFNILALSIPLLLASTGARGILEAHRRFGIMNAIKIPVGVGTIVAPVVVLKFSHSLAHIAAALLLMRALDLMATFLACRWALPAMGRPTRPQARSFVQLAGYGSWLTVSSVVGPLMTYLDRFIVGGLLTMSAVAYYSTPYDVVTKQLILPASLLGVIFPSLAGYAAVDHRRFAHLYQRSVAYLIAIMTPPAIMLLLFAEPALDFWLGGEFAAKSTAAVQLLALGILLNGVAQAPYAAIQAWGRPDITAKLHLAELPFYLILLWGSVTYLGITGAALAWLIRAAADTIILLQICRRILPGHAVHAASIANLAVWCALFLLSAWAGAGMLNGLLPKFVLLACCCSIHALLCIRLIPRLSSGKDPGNEPGNIETECRANEVVSHV; encoded by the coding sequence ATGGAATCGAAATCTGCCGAAAAATATCGCTCCCCGATGCTGGCACGGAACACGCTCCTGAATCTCCTCGGCAGCATTCTGCCCCTGATGGCCGCTGTAGTGGCGGTGCCGCACCTGATCAGGGAGCTGGGGACCGAACGTTTCGGCGTGCTCTCCCTCATCTGGATAGTTATCGGGTATTTCGGGCTGTTCGACCTGGGCATAGGCCGGGCAACCACTAAACTGGTCGCGGAGCAGCTTGCTCAGCGGGAAACGGAGCAGTTGCGGGTAACGGCCTGGACCTCCCTGGCCACCCTCACCTCCTTCGGCCTGCTGGGGGGGGGTGCCCTGGCCCTCCTCAACCCGGCCCTCGTGGAACACCTCCTTCATATCCCCCTCCCACTGCGGGGGGAAACCGTTGCCGCTTTCAACATACTCGCCCTGTCGATCCCTCTTCTCCTCGCCTCCACCGGCGCCCGTGGAATCCTGGAGGCGCACCGGCGCTTCGGCATCATGAACGCCATCAAGATACCCGTCGGTGTGGGAACCATCGTAGCTCCCGTCGTCGTCCTCAAGTTCTCCCACAGCCTCGCGCACATTGCAGCGGCCCTGCTACTCATGCGAGCCCTTGACCTGATGGCGACGTTCCTTGCATGCCGGTGGGCACTGCCGGCAATGGGACGGCCCACCAGGCCTCAGGCTCGCTCCTTCGTTCAGCTGGCCGGCTACGGAAGCTGGCTCACCGTCTCCTCTGTCGTGGGACCCCTGATGACCTACCTGGACCGTTTCATCGTGGGCGGCCTGCTTACCATGAGTGCCGTTGCCTACTACTCCACACCCTACGATGTGGTGACGAAACAGCTGATACTGCCGGCGAGCCTTCTGGGAGTCATCTTTCCGAGCCTGGCAGGTTATGCCGCCGTTGATCACCGGAGGTTCGCCCACCTTTACCAGCGCTCGGTGGCGTATCTGATAGCGATCATGACTCCCCCGGCGATCATGCTGCTGCTCTTCGCCGAGCCGGCCCTTGATTTCTGGCTCGGGGGGGAATTCGCAGCGAAAAGCACCGCCGCGGTGCAGCTGCTCGCACTCGGCATCCTGCTGAACGGAGTGGCCCAGGCTCCATATGCGGCGATACAGGCATGGGGGCGACCCGACATCACCGCTAAACTGCATCTGGCGGAGCTTCCCTTCTACCTCATCCTCCTCTGGGGCAGCGTGACATACCTGGGCATTACGGGAGCCGCCCTGGCGTGGCTGATCCGTGCAGCCGCCGACACAATCATTCTACTGCAGATCTGCAGGCGCATCCTTCCAGGCCATGCAGTCCATGCCGCTTCCATCGCCAATCTCGCAGTATGGTGCGCTCTCTTCCTCCTTTCGGCCTGGGCCGGAGCAGGCATGCTTAATGGCCTCCTGCCCAAATTCGTGCTCCTGGCATGTTGTTGTTCAATCCATGCCCTGCTTTGCATCCGCCTAATTCCGCGACTCAGCTCCGGGAAGGACCCGGGCAACGAACCTGGAAACATTGAGACCGAATGCCGGGCAAACGAGGTGGTTTCCCATGTATGA
- a CDS encoding GumC family protein, whose translation MSEKPTLLDYLIVVFKWKRLVAGVALSITAAAALVVFLLPPVYVAKTRILPPDTDNSAASAQLLSQLGGGALSGALLGKKSMNDLYVGLLQSRTVLDRIVDRFQLVEVYEVAYREDARKRLQASLQVAGERKSGVITIGVEDRDPKRAARMANAFVEELKHLNQELALTEASQRRLFFEEKLKDAKEAMVRSEEAMKGFQEQTGAIEMKEQAKAIIEAVAKLRAEIASKQVQLKVLKTYSMPQNPDLQKTEEELRGMKEQLGRLEGKAGGNHAVLLSSGNVPAAGTGYIRKMRDLKYSETLFELLAKQYEVAKMDESRSGAPIQVIDKALEPEKRARPKRAKTVAAAALAGAFAGILASFLMESRERMVKDPAARARLETLKRYATFRRRETITN comes from the coding sequence TTGTCCGAAAAACCTACTCTGCTCGACTACCTGATTGTCGTCTTCAAATGGAAACGTCTCGTTGCAGGGGTTGCCCTTTCCATTACCGCCGCTGCCGCGCTGGTGGTCTTTCTATTGCCCCCCGTTTACGTGGCGAAAACGCGAATACTTCCACCCGACACCGACAATTCGGCTGCATCGGCACAGCTTCTGAGCCAGCTCGGGGGCGGAGCCCTCTCCGGCGCGCTTCTCGGTAAAAAGAGCATGAACGACCTGTACGTGGGCCTGCTTCAGAGCCGCACCGTCCTGGACCGTATTGTGGACCGGTTCCAGTTGGTTGAGGTCTACGAGGTGGCTTACCGGGAGGACGCCCGCAAGCGGCTCCAGGCTTCGCTGCAGGTGGCCGGTGAACGCAAGAGCGGCGTAATCACCATAGGCGTGGAGGACAGGGACCCGAAACGGGCTGCACGCATGGCGAACGCTTTCGTGGAGGAGCTGAAACATCTCAACCAGGAGCTTGCACTCACCGAGGCTTCCCAGCGGCGGCTCTTCTTCGAGGAGAAACTGAAGGATGCCAAGGAGGCGATGGTCAGGTCGGAAGAAGCCATGAAGGGCTTTCAGGAACAGACCGGCGCCATCGAGATGAAGGAACAGGCGAAGGCGATCATCGAGGCCGTCGCAAAGCTGCGGGCGGAAATCGCCTCGAAGCAGGTCCAGCTGAAGGTGCTCAAAACATACTCGATGCCCCAGAACCCCGACCTGCAGAAGACCGAGGAAGAGCTCAGGGGGATGAAGGAACAACTGGGAAGGCTGGAGGGGAAGGCGGGTGGAAACCATGCGGTGCTCCTCTCCTCGGGAAACGTGCCGGCTGCGGGAACGGGCTACATCAGGAAGATGCGGGACCTGAAATACTCCGAGACCCTATTCGAGCTTCTCGCCAAGCAGTACGAGGTGGCGAAGATGGACGAGTCCAGGTCGGGCGCACCCATACAGGTAATCGACAAGGCACTTGAGCCCGAAAAGAGAGCCCGACCCAAAAGAGCAAAGACCGTTGCCGCCGCGGCACTTGCCGGCGCATTCGCCGGCATCCTGGCCAGCTTTCTCATGGAATCGCGTGAGCGCATGGTGAAAGATCCTGCAGCCCGCGCACGGCTGGAGACGCTGAAGCGGTATGCGACATTTCGGCGGCGCGAGACCATCACGAACTAA